The following coding sequences are from one Triticum dicoccoides isolate Atlit2015 ecotype Zavitan chromosome 4A, WEW_v2.0, whole genome shotgun sequence window:
- the LOC119285842 gene encoding uncharacterized protein LOC119285842 isoform X2: MVVLNSLPPSWEQFKISFCHSERTLNMRNLRQHLLMEEDCRLNSGKDKASYQPELHLGEYKNNGNWRNWNKRGGGPDLRDKINYKCDRDQRNYRDERRDRGQHGNNNNNNSFQKIDKRNYKCHNCGNTGHFRSECTKRRKTNNERDNFHKDDSRKGNQSPEGVY; this comes from the exons ATGGTTGTTCTGAATTCTTTGCCACCATCATGGGAACAGTTCAAGATTTCTTTTTGTCATTCAGAACGCACACTCAATATGAGGAACCTGAGGCAACACTTGCTAATGGAGGAGGATTGCAGGCTTAACTCAGGGAAAGATAAAGCTTCTTATCAGCCAGAGCTTCACCTTGGTGAGTACAAAAACAATGGGAACTGGAGGAATTGGAATAAGAGAGGAGGAGGACCGGACCTAAGGGACAAGATCAATTATAAATGTGACAGGGATCAAAGGAACTACAGAGATGAGAGGAGGGACAGGGGGCAACATggaaataacaacaacaacaactcttTTCAGAAGATTGACAAGAGGAACTACAAGTGCCATAATTGTGGTAATACAGGCCACTTCAGGTCAGAATGCACCAAGAGGAGGAAGACGAACAACGAAAGGGATAATTTTCACAAGGATGACAGCCGCAAGGGGAATCAATCCCCTGAAG GGGTTTACTGA
- the LOC119285842 gene encoding uncharacterized protein LOC119285842 isoform X1, producing MVVLNSLPPSWEQFKISFCHSERTLNMRNLRQHLLMEEDCRLNSGKDKASYQPELHLGEYKNNGNWRNWNKRGGGPDLRDKINYKCDRDQRNYRDERRDRGQHGNNNNNNSFQKIDKRNYKCHNCGNTGHFRSECTKRRKTNNERDNFHKDDSRKGNQSPEAVGVY from the exons ATGGTTGTTCTGAATTCTTTGCCACCATCATGGGAACAGTTCAAGATTTCTTTTTGTCATTCAGAACGCACACTCAATATGAGGAACCTGAGGCAACACTTGCTAATGGAGGAGGATTGCAGGCTTAACTCAGGGAAAGATAAAGCTTCTTATCAGCCAGAGCTTCACCTTGGTGAGTACAAAAACAATGGGAACTGGAGGAATTGGAATAAGAGAGGAGGAGGACCGGACCTAAGGGACAAGATCAATTATAAATGTGACAGGGATCAAAGGAACTACAGAGATGAGAGGAGGGACAGGGGGCAACATggaaataacaacaacaacaactcttTTCAGAAGATTGACAAGAGGAACTACAAGTGCCATAATTGTGGTAATACAGGCCACTTCAGGTCAGAATGCACCAAGAGGAGGAAGACGAACAACGAAAGGGATAATTTTCACAAGGATGACAGCCGCAAGGGGAATCAATCCCCTGAAG CTGTAGGGGTTTACTGA